Genomic segment of Pongo pygmaeus isolate AG05252 chromosome 1, NHGRI_mPonPyg2-v2.0_pri, whole genome shotgun sequence:
ATCTTGTGCCTCCCTCGAGCTCCCTCCCGCTAATTCCATGCCTCAACCACTCTTGAATTCTTCTGGTTCCTGGAACATAACAGCCTCTTCCTGCCCCAGGTTTTTGcacaattttttttgtgtgtagggATGGTAGGCATGGGGCAGACTAACACCTGCCCTTCCTTTGTAATacattacttgtttttctttgtttaatgtCCATCTTCTTTGCCAGACTGTATGCTTCATGAGGACAGGGACTGCCTCTCTGTTCCCATTCACCTTTCTGTCTACCGTCTACCTCAGTGCAAAGCAACTAGTCTAGTACACTTGCTTAATAAGCATTGGTTGAACACTATCAGTGTACTGTGGGGCCTAGAAATGTTTGATTAGGGAAATTAAGTCAGGAAGCTTGTTTTGTGGTTTTATGGCACCTCCTGGGTCAGTTCTTCACAGGGTAACAAAAACTATTGAATGAGATGAAATTTTGAGAACATCAGGGTTTAAACTCAAAATATAAGAGTGTGAAGTTATGCaccattttgagataatttgttcatttattcaacgaGTACTTTACTGAGCATCCACACacaacatataaaattataactgAGTCAGGTGTTAAGGAGAGAGGTACAAAGTGCCCTGACAGCCCTATAGCGGGTTTTCTGTCACCTGGAGACTGCCTTTTCCGCAGACAAGGTGCCTGCTGAGCTGCAATCTGAAGGATGAGGAAGAATAAAGCAGTCAAAGAAGAGCAGTGTTAGGCCGCAGTTCTCCATCCGCAGTTCTCCATCTGCAATTCTCCATGGGTAGCCTGCATTTCCTGCACAGCTTATGGGCAGAGGCACTGGCTTCTTTGTTCTAGGCAAtctttttagtgattttttaCAGCAAACAGCCTTGGAAGATAGAAATAGTGTCCCCCTCCAGACCAAAAGGCAGATTTGTTTACTGTCCAGTAATAAAGATAATGTCTCCCTTATCTTGGGCTGGCCAAGGTGAGGAAGGCTTACTGCTCATCATGAAAGATTTGGGTTCCTTCAACTAGGGATTCCTCTGCTGTGATGTAACTCATTGCATTCAAGGCATCTACCTGGGCTCCTCCAGCACTGCCCTTGTGAGACTTGGGGGCTAAGGGGAACTGACCCAAACATGAAGTTCATGCTGCTTGCTGTGCCATGGataataaagtcctttgtctcttacctaggagtctcatgtcttctgccaaCATCCACGAAACTGTAGCTATCTCATTAATTTGCAAGTAGCATAAAATCTCAGATCTTTCATCGTTATTTACAGGCAAGTGGATGTCACATATAAAGGCCCTGTGGCGGGAGTCAGTAGAGCAAATATAAggatttaaaagaagacatataagcatGAGTGGAATATAGGGAGTGTGGGGGTCACAGCCTGTAATAAGGCTGGGAGGTGGTGAGACTATGAGACCCTTGGCCAATCCTGCTAACACAGGCCCGGGGGTATCTTGGCCATTTGTTGTTACAAAGCTGCCTTCAGGCAGAGCATGTGGAATTAATAAACTGAGCTTGAGGGAGCATAGGACAAGGCTTGGGCCAATCTAAGCCTATGAAACAATTTTTAACAAAGGGAGATAGTGAAAATAGGAGGTGTTTTCTTAACATCCTGTGCTCTGTGATGAAAAATTTTGCATCTGCATGTCACTTCATAATATCACTATTAGAAATTAGAAGTCCTCCTCTCAGTGCCCCAAATGAACAAGAAGAAGCTATCATTGACTGTCATTGCTGTCAATCATCTTGGGTACAAAAGGAGGCAGTcatcttaaaaaggaaaagtgatgCCCCTTTAGTATTCACCAAGCGTGATTCTGGACAAGCCACTTTTTGTCTACCTCTCTTACAACGAAGGGAAGGCACTGGCTGAGttttaaaggaagagaaagggagagagggagagaagagggagagaggagagagatctCACCAAGAGAGAGCTGCAAAATCAGCCTGGAAAAATTCGAGTATTACCTAACATTAGTGAAAAATAAAGGTACTTTCTTGAGAAGCCCTCAGACCCATTCTGGCTCTTGGAGTTCTGAACTTTTCACTCACTGCCTATTAATTAATGTTAAGCCTGCAAAGAATGGAGTTGTCCTGGatatttggccaaaaaaaaaaaagtatccacaAACAGGGACGTAATCAGGCAGAGAGCCTCATTAAGAAGTTTTGTTCTTGTCCTAGGAGTGATGAGAGATCACTGAAGGATTTAGAGAGGGGCCGTATCATCAGGCTTGTGTTCCAAAGCCTCACTGAGAGAGCCGGGGagctgactgatgtgagatgctCAGTGCAGTTGCCCCATAGGGCCTGTATTTCCTCCATGGTGCCTCACTGCAGCACCGAGCTTGCAAAAGATCTTCTCTCTTTATGGGAATTTCAAAACAGAAGCAAAATAGCACCAGGGCTTAAAGCATTCTTGGGAATTTCCCCGTCTTTCCCTCTAAATAATCAGCAtgtaaattgcaaaaaaaaaaaaaaaaaaaaaaaaaagcagacatggGCCCAAAAGGGAGTGCTCAGTTTCAGGCTCTTTGCTTTCCTTCCTCCCAAGACTCTCTGGCCCTTACCCAGCCTGAAGACAGAAAGTGTGAGGGGGAGGGTAGGAGGGTAGGTCAAGCAGGGCAATGCTGAGCCTGGGAAGAAAACAACAGCCTTGTTTAGGGCACTGTGGCTTACGTAACTAAATTGTGCCCAGCTTCCACCTGGCCAGGGGCCTGGAGTGAATGCTGAAGATGCAAAGGTAGAGGCTGCCAGAAAAGCCAGGAAATTGCTGGCAAGAAAGGCCAGTGGTGGGGTGCAGGAGtgggagggaggctgggaaatgcgGCTGAGTCACATCTCCGGAAGCCCCCCATCATCACCCTAGTGGCTCTTCTGCTGGCAGGTGCCTCATGAAGACCTGACCCAAGTTTTCAAAACTCTGCAGTTTCTCAACCCTCCTCTGGTAATCCATAGTACTCCCCCGCCTCCACTTGCCAGCCTCGTGATTCCTTCATTGACACATAGCTCAGTTCCCATAAAAGGGCTGGTTTGCCACGTGGGGCAGTGGAGGGGGACAGGTATATAAAGGAAGTACAGGGCCTGGGGAAGAGTCCCTGTCTAGGTAGCTGGCACCAGGAGCCGTGGGCAAGGGAAGAGGCCACACCCTGCCCTGCTCTGCTGCAGCCAGAATGGGTGTGAAGGCGGCTCAAACAGGTATCTGGGCTAGCCAAGGTCAATCCATCAGAGTTGTGGGTTTTCAGGCCCAGACAGCCCGCAGAGCCATCTGCCTGCTGGGTGAGGGACtaagggagtggggagagggggaggggaagcagagccaggagagggaCTGAGGCTGCAAccaagaggcagggagggagggggggtcTCAGTTGCTTGGGGGAGGGAGCAGGGTGGAAGGGCAGGATGCACTTGCAGGGGTCTGATCCTGGATTTCTCTTCAGGCTTTGTGGTCCTGGTGCTGCTCCAGTGCTGTGAGTAATCCCTCCACCTCCACTTTAAGTCCAGAGGTGTGGCGAGGGCACAGGGCAGATGTGGAGGAGGTCTTAGCTCCAGGGGAACACTTTGCCAGTTTCTTCTGTGCTTGCAATGGCTTCGAAATATTCACGTTTGCTAAACCGGAGTGAGGAGTATATGGATGTTTATTTTACTATACTCTTCAGTATAtgtgaaaattctcaaaataagaaaCTTTAAAAGGTCCTGGTTCAGTGAAGGCTTTGACTAACAGCCCCTGGGAGCCACTAGTACAGTTGCCCAGTAGCTGCTTGGATGAGTGATGCCCACATTGTTTGCAGCAGGAGAAACAGAATTAGAGGTGAGGAAGGACTTCCTGGTCCATTGTGATATTGTGCCCCAGCTTGGGGGACATGCCGAGGGAGCACAGGACTGCCATTCCGGGTGGGTTACAAGTTAGAGGCACTCtcaccaggaggcagagaaaggtgGGCCAGAGTCCCTCATGGATGAAGGACCTCACTGCAGGTCACTAAAGGTGCCAGCCTGAAAGCCAGGGCCATCTGTGACACAGTCTATCTTGGGCCTTCCCCTCCCACAAAGCCACTGCTTCCAGGAAGCCTGCTGTGCTGGCACCAAGTCCCATTTCACCCTTATTCACCAGCTCCTACCCTTCCCCCACACAGTGCCTGTAGCACTGTATTCATCCCCTGCATTTGATCTTTTCTAAGCATTTTCAGAATAGGCCTTATTTTCACCAGTCAGAGAACTCCCCAGAGGCAGGGGGACCTGAACCAGCTCCTTTCATTTAAGAATTCTGACTTTGCTCACAATCTGCACCCCActcctccctacccacccccacaccccattGGTGCTCAGCTCTGGGCTCAGCCTGAGGTCTCTTGCCGAATCTCGGCCCAGGCCCCACCCCGGACTTCTCCTTCAGGCTCTGCATACAAACTGGTCTGCTACTACACCAGCTGGTCCCAGTACCGGGAAGGCGATGGGAGCTGCTTCCCAGATGCCATTGACCGCTTCTTGTGTACCCACATCATCTACAGCTTTGCCAATATAAGCAACGATCACATCGACACCTGGGAGTGGAATGATGTGACGCTCTACGGCATGCTCAACACACTCAAGAACAGGTTGGGCCAGGGCTGGCCAGGAGAGGAGGGACCAGCTGGGCTGGTCCCAGGGCAGGGCAACCCCACTCAGGAGGATGGGCGAGGCCCCACCCTACTCACCTATGGTTGGAGAATTAGAGGGGCTTGGCTTAAATGGATGGAGGGGATGACCGTAGGTGCTGGGCAATATTTGAGGTGACGAGAGACTGTAGACGGAAGCGCAGCTGAGCCCCTCTGGGAGAGGGGAACCCTCTCCTGCCCCTAACGTGCTCTCCAGGGAGCATGGAAAATGAGCAAGACTCTACATTGCCATACTCTGTCTTCTCCACTGCGGAAAACAAAAATGGGCAGCAGACCTCAGAGTAACTCCCATGAAGCCTGTGACCCCTCAGAGCTCCACCACTATGAATCTCTGTGGGATTCCCATGATGTCCTATGGGAGGACATCAGCAGCCTAACCCAGCCTCTCACCCAAAGCAGGAAACCTACTATGGCCTCTCAGACATGGGGCCACCCGGTGTCATGACAACCTCATtccacccctgccctccccacctccctgtgCCCCACAGGAACCCCAACCTGAAGACTCTCCTGTCTGTGGGAGGATGGAACTTTGGGTCTCAAAGGTAGGAGCCTCTCCCCAGGGGCAGGACGGCAGAGGATGATGGTATAGGAGTGAGGAGCTTGGGTCTCCCCCACCCACTGTATGGATGTTCCAGGGGCTCCAGACTGGTTAGGTACACGGCCTACCTGGTTGTCAGGGGCCTGCCTGATGTGTAGCAAAGAAAGCAGAGCCCAGAGAGGGAGTGGGACTTGCCaagagtcacacagcaagttaacAATGGATCTCCCGATTCCCTGCCGATGCTCTATTTGCTACCTCACAGGCCCGAAAATATGGGACTTCTGGGGCTACCGCCATTAGCGctggaaagagagagatggaaacCAATGGGGAAATTAAAGAGTggggagaccctgggaggagtCTTCGGATTAGGTGGGGTTGGAGCAGGGCTTGAAATGGGGGTGGGTATGGCCATCGTTGGCACCCATGTGCTGGGTGCTCTCTCTGTGTCCAGCACCCTGTCTCCCCATGATCCCATGTTGTCCTCACAACAGCACGGTGAGCTGTTAtaattgtccccattttacaaccTTTCACAGTGGCTGGCTAGtaagtgatagagccagacttGGAAACCTGGAATGCCTGGCTCTAAGGCACATGCATGCCTGGAGGCGACCCCTGTCCCAATCATGCCCTCCCagagctgtgtggcctcaggatCCCAGCTCTGCAGGTCCTGGAAACCCCACCAGAGGCCCAAGGCACCTAGCATATCAGTGCTGAGCACGCTACGGGGCTGATTTTGGTCCTAGATTTTCCAAGATAGCCTCCAACACCCAGAGTCGTCGGACTTTCATCAAGTCAGTACCGCCATTTCTGCGCACCCATGGCTTTGATGGGCTGGACCTTGCCTGGCTCTACCCTGGACAGAGAGATAAGCAGCATTTTACCACCCTAATCAAGGTGCTGGTCAGGTCAGGGACAGGCAGGGAGGCGGGCAGGCATGAGGGAATGGGGTGGGCTAGAAGGCGGCGTCAACTGCTGTCCTCCTGAGGACAGGTAAAAAGGGACTTCAGCCTCGGGGCAGTGTCCTGGGACCCTGTGCCCTGAAGATCTCACATAGCAAGGAAGGCTTCTTGTGACCAtggtgggaggtgggagtggggttCTAAGAGGTGGAAGGTTGTGACTGAGCGGAGCACCCACTTAGCACTACCCACTTAGTGCAATGCCCATTGTCCACCCTTCGATCCCATACTGATGCCACCCATACCCAGCATGCACTGTGTCCAGCAGCTCTCAGCTCTGCCTGGGGGCAGCCCAAGCATCTCCAGTTACCAGGGGCAGAAGGAGAGTCTAAACAAATTGTTCACAATACCAACAGAAATCACTTTAACTTTGGGATTTCATATACCAGCTAGAACAAAGCACAGACTGAAAGGCAAATGTCTCCCAAAGTTGTCTGCGGGCCAATAGGGGTCCCGATGCTCCCTCCAGGACAGGGAGTAATTGAGTGCTGATGGGTATGCACGGGTTTGGGGACAAGATTAGTCAGTTTTTTAGGAAAAGGATGGGTGACCTGAGGATGGGACCACTGATGAGCCACTTTATCACTTCCACTAGGCCCCAGGCAGGTTAGGGAGTATAGCAAATGGGATGCACAAGAGACCTAGGCCCCCCTCGATGAGTCTACCTCTCATGCCACTTGAGACCCTTTCTCTCACCTGCCTGTCTCCCATCTAGGAAATGAAGGCTGAATTTATAAAGGAAGCCCAGCCAGGGAAAAAGCAGCTCCTGCTCAGCGCCGCAGTGTCTGCGGGGAAGGTCACCATTGACAGCAGCTATGACATTGCCGAGATATCCCAGTGAGTCTCCTGCCCCAGGCAGCCTCCCCAGAACCTCTGCCAACACTCCTGTTTCCCTGCCACCCCCAGCCCTAGCACTCCATGTAGACTGAGGACACTGGGCTTCCAGTCCCAGTTCTTCCAAAGCCTtgatgtgtgaccttgagcaagtcacttccctgccctgtgcctcagtttccccatctgtcaaatgAGGCATAAcaatccttccctttcctttttcacttGGGCTGTTGCTGAGCAGTTGAGAGAGCTGCTATGAAAGTATTttggaaagggaagtggagaaAGCTATTCAATCTCTCCAGCTATTGCAGAGTATTTTCTCCACACCAGGCTGAGCAGAGTGCTGGGCCCTGGAGAGGCCGCACAGCAGCCTCTTTCTAGAGCGCTGGGGAGTCCTCAAggctctctcacacacacaggcCTCCCCCTTTCCTGTTGGCCCCACGCCTCATCCTCACCCCACCCCTCATGCCTGTGAGGAACAAGGAACAGCCAAGCAGCCTCATCTCTCCTGAGAGCAAAGCCATGGGTCTTGGAAAACCCAGGAGTAAGGAACAAAGACTCTTCAAAATGACTTCAGAGCTTTCTTTAGGATCCCAGGGAGGTGTAAACTCAGTGCTTAATTAAATGGATTCTTTAGAGGGTGGGAAACAGGTGGCTGTCAACCATTTGCCCCACATATCCATATTCTTGCAATCCATCCCCAGTGGGCTCACCGGTGCAGGTGTGCAAaacctcctcccaccccagtcaTATTAGGTTCAGGTCATCCTTTGGTCCTGCTCTTTCCCCACCAGGCTGTCTGTTGATGCTACTTTTAATCTGCTTTCACTAAGATAAGCCTGGCAGAAGTGGTGGGGGTAAGGTGGGATGGAGGCCAGCTCCCAAATGTGTGCTGGGCATAACAGAAGACCCATTCTTGACTGAAGTGCCCTTGTGGGACCCTGAGCCCGTGCCCTGGAGTGGCACAGGAAGGTGTGCCAGCAATGGGGACCAAGGTCACTGGGGACTGCTGGGTTTCAGGCTAGTGGCCTGTCTGGCTGCTGTCTGCTTCCCTCGTTCACATCCTGCTGGAGCCTTAAATGGGAGCccaaaaacttttctttctttttttttttttttgagacaaaatctcactctgttgcccaggctggagtgcagtggcacaacctctgccgcccgggttcaagcgattctcctgcctcagcctcccgagtagctgggattacaggtgcctgccaccacgcctggctaatttttgtagtttgagtaacgatggggtttcaccatcttggccaggctggtcttgaactcctgacctcatgatccacccgcctcagcctcccgaagtgctgggattccaggtgtgagccaccacgcccggcctaaagcttttctattaataatttcctgcctcaccctccatcCCCTTCCTCCTCAGACACCTGGATTTCATTAGCATCATGACCTACGATTTTCATGGAGCCTGGCGAGGGACCACAGGCCATCACAGTCCCCTGTTCCGAGGCCAGGAGGATGCAAGTCCTGACAGATTCAGCAACACTGTGAGTTcccagaaggagggagggagggccagGAGTGGGCTGCAAGACCTGCCATCTGCCAGTGCTCACACACCAACCCTCTAGTCCTCAGTACAGTCCTGCAAGAGGGGGGTTATGAGGCCCATtccacagataaggaaactgaggcccaaagtcTGGGCGTGCTCCATTGCTCTGGGAAGGTGATCTGCAGGGTAAATGGAGTGAGGGCAGGGGGCTGAATGGGGAGAGGCTGGGAGCCGAGGAGGTAGGAGTCATTGTGCCCCCAGAGCCAACCACCTGATTTCTGCATCTGTCAAATAGTAATAGTCCCTTCCTATGCCTCAAAGGatttttttcaagaataaaactgtaaaattcaCTTTAAAGTGACATGATCAGTTCCCAGAGGGACTGGGGAATCCCCAGTGTACCATATACCAATAACCCCTGCTAAGGCAGCAGTATTGATTGCTCAACCTTCCGCACCTGCGCACTAACTGCTCACGTTGTTCCCACCCTACCCCACCCAGGACTATGCTGTGGGGTACATGTTGAGGCTGGAGGCTCCTGCCAGTAAGCTGGTGATGGGCATCCCCACCTTCGGGAGGAGCTTCACTCTGGCTTCTTCTGTGACTGGTGTTGGAGCCCCAATCTCAGGACCAGGAATTCCAGGCCGGTTCACCAAGGAGGCAGGGACCCTTGCCTACTATGAGGTAATGAAGTTAGGGGAGAAGGTAGGATTCCCCCACACCACCAGCAGCCCTGGGGAAGATGATTCCCCACCACAttcttgctttttctcctttgggaataaagaaaatgtccGGTTGCCCCAGCATGCCTGAGGAAGTGGAAGGGAGAGGTTAGGACATTTGTTGCTGAAAGTCTCCAGCAGGTACAGGCACATGGGCCTGCACCACTAGGCCCCTGGGATATCCCTCTGGCTATGGGGCTGAGGTCTTCCTTCCAGCCCAGGAAAGAGCAGAGGTCAAGAGGCAGATTTTTTGTTTCACTCTAGCCTCTGCTactctgtgtggccttgggcctgTCCTCAGTGTCAACCAGCAGGCCTCACATCTCTGTTTAAATGGAAGAAGCTGAAGAGGGCCAAGGCAGCCACCATCTCTGGGACATTTGCATCTGTTTTATGCGGCCTGCAGACCCTGGAGAGAGTGAGGCTGCAGGATGGAGCAGGAGCCAAAAGAGATTTGAGGAGTGGTGTCTCCTGGTGACCTGCAAGGTCTCGGCACGACTCCCCACACTACCTTTCCCCTGTTATCTGCTCAGATCTGTGACTTCCTCCGCGGAGCCACAGTCCATAGAATCCTCGGCCAGCAGGTCCCCTATGCAACCAAGGGCAACCAGTGGGTAGGATACGACGACCAGGAAAGCGTCAAAAGCAAGGTAGGCTTCCCCAAGGCCACGCCTCaggacaaagagaaagaaggaggccCCGCTCCCAGCAGCCAGATTCCTGTCCCTTGCactgagggctgggctgggctcacaGAGCACATGTGCCCTGTACACACACTGGGTCAGGGAACCCAGCCCTGCTCCTCTGGGCCTCCCCTGCCAGGTGCAGTACCTGAAGGAAAGGCAGCTGGCGGGCGCCATGGTATGGGCCCTGGACCTGGATGACTTCCAGGGTTCCTTCTGCGGCCAGGATCTACGATTCCCTCTCACCAATGCCATCAAGGATGCACTCGCTGCAACTTAGCCCTCTGTTCTTCTGCACACAGCACGAGGGCCAAGGATGCCCTGTCCCCCTCTGGCTCCAGCTGGCCAGGAGCCTGATCACCTGCCCTGCTGAGTCCCAGGCTGAGCCTCAGTCTCCGTCCCTTGGAGCCTATGCAGAGGGCCACAACACACAGATTTGAGCTCAGCCCTGGTGGACAGGGAGGTAGGGATGGGGCTGTGGGGATAGTGAGGCATCGCAATGTAAGACTCGGGATTAGTACACACTTGTTGATTAATGGAAGTGTTTACAGACCCCCAAGCCTGGCAAGGGAATTTCTTTAACTCCCTGCCCCCCAGCCCTCCTTATCAAAGGACACCATTTTGGCAAGCTCTATCACCAAGTAGCCAAACATCCTACAAGACACAGTGACCATACTAATTATACCCTCTGCAAAGCCCAGCTTGAAACCTTCACTTACGAATGTAATCATGTCCCCTATCCTACTTCCCCTTCCTAATTCCACAGCTGCTCAATAAAGTACAAGAGCTTAACAGTGTATTGGTGCTTTGCTTTGGTCTATCTTTGAGCACCCACTAGACCCATTGGACTCACCTCCCCCATCTCTTCTGGATTCCTTCCTCTGAGGCTTGGGACCCCTGAGCTTACAGAGATGAGGCCACCATGTCCTCTGCCTAGCCGCAGAGAGCCCCAGTGGGAGGCCAGCGTCCTCAGATTCACCTGCCTTGGATTTAACCCAAGCATGGCTGATGGCCTTCCAAATATTAAAGTCATTGCCATCCAGATTTCTAAATTAAATTCCCTGTTGAAAGAAACGTTTTCTGTTTCCTGAAGGCTAGCAGGCCCTGGGAAAGACGGCTTTTCATCCCAACACTCCATCTCTTCTGATCCATGGGAAGGTGGTGGGAGCAAATCACAGGACCAGGTTAGAAAGCCCTGAACCCTGGACCCTCAGGGCCAGCAGGAAATGCAGGTGTCATCTCATGCACCCTCCTGCCTCTTGGGACTGGAGTCCCTGCAGAGTGCTTGAGAGATGGCCCTCCAGCCTCCCAGTGATGGGCAGCTGATTACCTTGGAAGCAACCCATTCCATGGCTGGGCTGAAATCTCTCAACAGTCCTAGTGCTGGGCTTAGCCCTTTGTTCTGCTCACCCCTCCCCTAACACTCATCCCTCCACCCATTCAGAGATCAAAGTACCTCTGCTCAAGCTGGCCTGAGATAGGAGGTCGGGAGGATGTGATGGGGTGACTCAGAAGAATAGACAGATTTTCAGCCTTTATGAGGTGGAGATGCTTTCATCAGGCTTCTGTTGAATTCCCAGGGCCCCAGGAATACCTCTATCCAAAAAGACTCCAGATACTCACCCCAAAACTAAAGAGAATTGATTTGTGGATTCTCTGATGTTTGGATTATCTGTGACTTAGGATAATCACAAATTGGCCTGATGGTTTGTGACTCCAGTTTGaagtggagggaaggaggaaatatCTGAAATCTGAACCAGCTGGAGCTGGGCAGATGCTACTGACCCCAAGGTCGCAGCCCTGCTGAAGGTGAAGAAAACAAGGACTCAGCAAGGcgtggggtggggtgtggggagggggtacCTGGCATTTCACCTCTGGCTGGTGGGGCCAAGTATTCCTTAATCTCTGCCACTGCCCACCCCACCACACAGGGATCTTTGAAACCCCAGGGCTGCAAGCCCTTGTGGGCAGCCAACCACCCTCCCCTGGGGCCACCCTTCCCCCAGCCTGGGACAGGCTCTCCGGGGCTGACTCAGTGTCCTGTGGAGTTAGTCACATTCGCTTATAGCTGCAGAGTCAGAGGCCAAGGATGGAGATCGGGTCTCCAGGACCCGCTCCCTGCCTGGCAAGACGTGGAGTCGCCTAGCAGAGGGCGAGGGCATCCAGGGAGGGCCAGATCCAGAGGCTCCCAGGCCCTGCACTGCCACTCCCCAGCAGAGACAGCAGGGTTGAGAGGCAGCCACACCCTGGTGTCCCCAGTCCCCAGGAAAGGGAAGAGCATGCATGCTGCTGAGGGCCCTGAATAAATCacgtttacttatttttaaattgtgagcACATCTTACATGCTAAAGAGTGCATAAATGTATCTGTTTAATTTGAAGAATAACTATGTAGTAAGAAcctgtgtaaccaccacccagGTCAGGAAAGGAAACCTCATCCACGGATGCACCTTGAAGAAGAGAGCCTGGTGTTGACTGCATTTGGATTTAATGTAGATGAGACAGATCAGACGCACCATTTCTGTGTGCCTTGCTCTTCTGCTCATCACTGGGTCTGTGAGTAGCTGAAGTTGCTCATTTGACCCCATATTTTGCTTTACAGTTGCATAAACACTCCACAGTTATTTATCCATCCTACTGTTGAGGGACAGCTGTTTTCCCCCACATTTCAACAATTACAAATAACATTACCATGAATCTTCTTCTCCATGTCTCCTGGGGCATGTGTGGGTGTTACATGAGCGGCACGGCTGGGTCACGGAGTAGGCACCTCATCCATTTTACTAGGCACTAGTAAAACTCTCACATTTTCCAGAGTGACTGCTCCAATACCAGCAATAAAAGTTCTTAATGTTCTCCCTCCTTCCTGACACATGGCATTTTCTGGCTTTCCAGTGATTCCCAGTCGTAACATTTCATTGAACAAATGAATCAACGACTAGAAATCTGGCCATATCTGCCTCCTTTGGCACACTGAGAAAGCCCATGCCTACAGCCTGCTTGGAAGAGTCTAGAAGCTTCAGAGTGCTCTCCTCCACTAGGGCATCTTCCAGATCTGCCTACGACTGCACCCCACCCCGAAGGGCGAGGGGTTCTCTGTAATAGgtggaaaactgaggcccacagcaGGCATCAGGGGAGACTAGCTCCTTACCAGCCACCCAACTGAAACAGGAGCCAGGAGACTTAGTGCCCCTTCCTGGGGTTCCAATGCTGGAGGACCAGCCTCTGAGCAGCTCCACCCTCAGCATCTCAATTCCCTCCCTCTCTAGGGCCCTCAGCCTCACACAGCACGGGCGAGAGTCCCTGGGAAC
This window contains:
- the CHI3L1 gene encoding chitinase-3-like protein 1, whose protein sequence is MGVKAAQTGFVVLVLLQCCSAYKLVCYYTSWSQYREGDGSCFPDAIDRFLCTHIIYSFANISNDHIDTWEWNDVTLYGMLNTLKNRNPNLKTLLSVGGWNFGSQRFSKIASNTQSRRTFIKSVPPFLRTHGFDGLDLAWLYPGQRDKQHFTTLIKEMKAEFIKEAQPGKKQLLLSAAVSAGKVTIDSSYDIAEISQHLDFISIMTYDFHGAWRGTTGHHSPLFRGQEDASPDRFSNTDYAVGYMLRLEAPASKLVMGIPTFGRSFTLASSVTGVGAPISGPGIPGRFTKEAGTLAYYEICDFLRGATVHRILGQQVPYATKGNQWVGYDDQESVKSKVQYLKERQLAGAMVWALDLDDFQGSFCGQDLRFPLTNAIKDALAAT